Proteins encoded in a region of the Rhizobium sp. CC-YZS058 genome:
- the arsC gene encoding arsenate reductase (glutaredoxin) (This arsenate reductase requires both glutathione and glutaredoxin to convert arsenate to arsenite, after which the efflux transporter formed by ArsA and ArsB can extrude the arsenite from the cell, providing resistance.), giving the protein MDATIYHNPACGTSRNTLALIRHAGIEPQVIDYLATPPSRETLVAMIAAAGLRVREAIREKGTPYLDLGLDDQTLGDEALIDAMLAHPILINRPFVVTPLGTRLARPSERVLEILPDTPRGAFVKEDGEVVFDGEGRRVL; this is encoded by the coding sequence ATGGACGCAACCATCTACCACAACCCTGCCTGCGGCACCTCCCGCAACACCCTGGCGCTGATCCGCCATGCCGGCATCGAGCCGCAGGTGATCGACTATCTGGCGACGCCGCCGAGCCGGGAGACGCTGGTCGCGATGATCGCGGCTGCGGGTCTTCGTGTGCGCGAGGCGATCCGGGAGAAGGGCACGCCCTATCTGGATCTCGGCCTTGATGATCAGACTCTCGGCGACGAGGCCCTGATCGACGCGATGCTTGCGCATCCGATCCTGATCAACCGGCCCTTCGTGGTGACGCCGCTCGGCACGCGCCTCGCCCGTCCTTCGGAGCGGGTGCTGGAGATCCTGCCGGACACGCCGCGCGGCGCTTTCGTCAAGGAGGATGGCGAGGTGGTCTTCGATGGCGAGGGACGCAGGGTTCTCTGA
- a CDS encoding RibD family protein produces the protein MKPALICLMITSPDGTLHPSKLTQSPDGSRSDWSTLYEQIHAEHGGDAWMVGRVTMAEMSKAGPHPVENPQAVARPAHFANRAAKSFGIAIDRSGTLHFDKGELFGDHIVVLLGHDVPDSHLAELAQDGVSYLLSDTEEMNIGAMLETLNRELGITRILLEGGAGTNGALLAAGLVDEISLVVAPALDARKGADRVIEFGEEGLAGKVELSLLACTPLPHGAVHLRYKTVAPSSGA, from the coding sequence ATGAAACCCGCGCTCATCTGCCTGATGATCACCTCTCCTGACGGAACCCTGCATCCGAGCAAGCTGACCCAAAGCCCGGACGGCAGCCGGTCGGACTGGTCCACGCTCTACGAACAGATCCATGCGGAGCATGGCGGCGACGCCTGGATGGTGGGGCGGGTGACGATGGCCGAAATGTCGAAAGCGGGTCCGCATCCGGTCGAAAACCCGCAGGCAGTCGCACGCCCCGCACATTTCGCGAACCGCGCGGCCAAGAGCTTCGGGATCGCCATCGATCGAAGCGGCACGCTGCATTTCGACAAAGGCGAGCTGTTCGGCGATCATATCGTCGTCCTGCTTGGCCATGACGTGCCGGACAGCCATTTGGCGGAACTGGCGCAAGACGGCGTCTCCTATCTCCTGTCTGACACCGAGGAGATGAACATCGGCGCCATGCTGGAGACGCTCAACCGCGAACTCGGCATCACCCGCATCCTGCTCGAAGGCGGGGCCGGCACCAACGGCGCCCTGCTGGCCGCCGGGCTGGTGGACGAGATCAGCCTGGTCGTCGCCCCCGCACTCGACGCCCGCAAGGGCGCCGACCGGGTGATCGAGTTTGGCGAAGAAGGCCTTGCCGGCAAAGTGGAACTCTCCCTCCTCGCCTGCACCCCATTGCCCCACGGCGCCGTGCACCTGCGCTACAAGACCGTGGCGCCGTCTTCGGGAGCATAG
- the araH gene encoding L-arabinose ABC transporter permease AraH has protein sequence MTSLKKLLLGEQGLVVIFAIAFAIVALTVPNFLTERNMLGLLQSVVTIGIVACTMMFCLASRDFDLSVGSTVAFSGMVAVMASNATGSILMGLIAALLCGGAVGLVNGVVIARFRINALITTLATMQIVRGLALIASDGRAVGINDPGFYQLALSKFFGIPTPIWVMALFFLVFGFVLNRTVFGKNTLAIGGNPEASRLAGVRVSSMRIWIFALQGLVCAVAGVLLASRITSGQPNAATGLELSVISACVLGGVSLAGGRAAMTGVIVGVLIMGIAENVMNLLNIQAFYQYVVRGLILLLAVLLDNLRSAAAGRRT, from the coding sequence ATGACGTCCTTGAAGAAACTCCTCCTCGGCGAACAGGGCCTCGTCGTCATCTTCGCCATCGCCTTTGCCATCGTGGCGCTGACCGTTCCGAACTTCCTGACCGAGCGCAACATGCTGGGCCTGCTGCAGTCGGTCGTCACCATCGGCATCGTCGCCTGCACGATGATGTTCTGCCTCGCCTCGCGTGACTTCGATCTCTCCGTCGGCTCGACCGTCGCCTTTTCGGGCATGGTCGCGGTCATGGCTTCGAACGCCACCGGCTCGATCCTGATGGGGCTCATCGCCGCCCTGCTTTGCGGCGGCGCCGTCGGCCTCGTCAACGGCGTCGTCATCGCCCGCTTCCGCATCAATGCGCTCATCACCACGCTCGCCACCATGCAGATCGTGCGCGGCCTGGCGCTCATCGCTTCCGATGGCCGCGCCGTCGGCATCAACGATCCCGGCTTCTACCAGCTGGCGCTGTCGAAATTCTTCGGCATCCCGACGCCGATCTGGGTGATGGCGCTGTTCTTCCTCGTCTTCGGCTTCGTGCTGAACCGCACCGTGTTCGGCAAGAACACGCTGGCGATCGGCGGAAACCCGGAAGCCTCGCGGCTGGCCGGCGTGCGCGTTTCCTCCATGCGGATCTGGATCTTCGCCCTGCAAGGTCTCGTCTGCGCCGTGGCCGGCGTTCTGCTCGCCTCCCGCATCACCTCCGGCCAGCCGAATGCGGCGACAGGCCTGGAGCTTTCGGTCATTTCGGCCTGCGTGCTGGGCGGCGTCTCGCTGGCCGGCGGCCGGGCCGCCATGACCGGCGTCATCGTCGGCGTGCTGATCATGGGCATTGCCGAGAACGTCATGAACCTGCTCAACATCCAGGCGTTCTATCAATATGTGGTGCGCGGCCTGATCCTGCTGCTTGCCGTCCTGCTCGACAACCTCCGCTCGGCCGCTGCCGGACGCAGGACCTGA
- the arsB gene encoding ACR3 family arsenite efflux transporter — translation MSRFERFLTLWVALCILVGIALGHLMPGVFQAIAAVEVARVNLPVAVLIWLMIIPMLLKIDFAALGQVGRHWRGIGVTLFINWAVKPFSMALLGWLFIGWLFRPYLPEAQIDSYIAGLILLAAAPCTAMVFVWSNLTRGEPHFTLSQVALNDAIMIVAFAPIVGLLLGLSAISVPWDTLILSVLLYIVLPVIVAQFLRRMTDSAKLAARLQPLSLAALLATLVLLFGFQGEQILSQPGVIALLAVPILIQVYFNSGLAYLLNRLSGEAHCVAGPSALIGASNFFELAVAAAISLFGFQSGAALATVVGVLIEVPVMLSVVAIVNRSRGWYERGQAVSRVVQKEI, via the coding sequence ATGAGCCGCTTCGAACGGTTTCTCACCCTCTGGGTGGCCCTCTGCATCCTCGTCGGCATCGCGCTCGGCCATCTCATGCCCGGCGTCTTCCAGGCCATCGCAGCCGTGGAGGTGGCGCGGGTCAATCTGCCGGTGGCGGTGCTGATCTGGCTGATGATCATCCCCATGCTCCTCAAGATCGATTTCGCCGCGCTCGGCCAGGTCGGGCGCCATTGGCGGGGCATCGGCGTGACGCTCTTCATCAACTGGGCGGTCAAGCCTTTCTCCATGGCACTGCTCGGCTGGCTGTTCATCGGCTGGCTGTTCCGGCCCTATCTGCCGGAGGCGCAGATCGACTCCTACATCGCCGGGCTCATCCTGCTCGCCGCCGCCCCCTGCACGGCCATGGTCTTCGTCTGGTCGAACCTGACCAGGGGCGAGCCACACTTCACGCTGAGCCAGGTGGCGCTCAACGATGCCATCATGATCGTCGCCTTCGCGCCCATCGTCGGCCTCCTGCTCGGCCTGTCCGCCATCTCCGTGCCCTGGGACACGCTGATCCTCTCGGTCCTGCTCTATATCGTGCTCCCGGTCATCGTCGCCCAGTTCCTGCGCCGCATGACCGATTCGGCGAAACTCGCTGCGCGGCTGCAGCCGCTGTCGCTTGCAGCGTTGCTTGCCACGCTGGTGCTGCTCTTCGGCTTTCAGGGCGAGCAGATCCTTTCCCAGCCAGGCGTCATCGCGCTGCTCGCCGTGCCGATCTTGATCCAGGTCTATTTCAATTCGGGGCTCGCCTATCTCCTCAATCGCTTGAGCGGAGAGGCCCATTGCGTGGCCGGCCCCTCGGCGCTGATCGGCGCCTCGAACTTTTTCGAGCTTGCGGTCGCGGCCGCCATCAGCCTCTTCGGCTTTCAGTCGGGTGCGGCGCTCGCCACCGTGGTCGGCGTGCTGATCGAAGTGCCGGTCATGCTTTCGGTGGTCGCCATCGTCAATCGCAGCCGCGGCTGGTACGAACGCGGCCAGGCTGTTTCCCGTGTCGTGCAGAAGGAGATCTGA
- a CDS encoding arabinose ABC transporter substrate-binding protein codes for MGMFKKALLAGAVLLMAAGSTLAADVKIGFIVKQPEEPWFQDEWKFADVAAKEKGFTLVKIGAEDGEKVQSAIDNLGAQGAQGFIICTPDVKLGPGIVAKAAANDLKVMTVDDRLVNADGSPIEDVPHMGISATKIGEAVGQTLVDEIKKRGWDMKDVGAIRVSYDQLPTAVDRVDGALSVLKAAGFPEANIFDAPQAKTDTEAALNAATVVLNKNAAIKHWVAVGLNDEAVLGAVRASETVGIPADSMIGVGIGGADSAINEFKKPTPTGFFGTVIISPKRHGYETALNMYEWVANEKEPEKLILTAGQLALRDNYEAVRKDLGIE; via the coding sequence ATGGGAATGTTCAAGAAAGCGCTGCTTGCCGGCGCCGTGCTGCTGATGGCCGCCGGCTCCACCCTCGCTGCCGACGTCAAGATCGGCTTCATCGTCAAGCAGCCGGAAGAGCCCTGGTTCCAGGACGAATGGAAGTTTGCCGACGTGGCCGCCAAGGAGAAGGGCTTCACGCTCGTCAAGATCGGCGCCGAGGACGGCGAAAAGGTTCAATCGGCGATCGACAATCTCGGCGCGCAGGGCGCCCAGGGCTTCATCATCTGCACGCCCGACGTCAAGCTTGGCCCGGGCATCGTCGCCAAGGCAGCCGCCAACGACCTGAAGGTCATGACGGTCGACGACCGGCTGGTCAATGCCGATGGCAGCCCCATCGAAGACGTGCCGCATATGGGCATTTCCGCAACCAAAATCGGCGAGGCCGTTGGCCAGACGCTCGTCGACGAGATCAAGAAGCGGGGCTGGGACATGAAGGACGTCGGCGCCATCCGCGTGTCCTATGACCAGCTTCCGACCGCGGTCGACCGCGTCGATGGCGCTCTTTCGGTTCTCAAAGCCGCAGGTTTCCCCGAAGCCAACATCTTCGACGCGCCGCAGGCCAAGACCGATACGGAAGCGGCGCTGAACGCCGCCACCGTCGTGCTCAACAAGAACGCCGCCATCAAGCATTGGGTCGCCGTCGGCCTCAATGACGAAGCCGTTCTCGGCGCCGTGCGCGCCAGCGAGACGGTCGGCATCCCGGCCGACAGCATGATCGGCGTCGGCATCGGCGGTGCGGATTCGGCGATCAACGAGTTCAAGAAGCCCACCCCCACCGGCTTCTTCGGCACGGTCATCATCTCGCCCAAGCGGCACGGCTACGAGACGGCGCTCAACATGTATGAGTGGGTCGCCAACGAGAAGGAACCGGAAAAGCTCATCCTGACCGCCGGCCAGCTCGCGCTTCGCGACAATTATGAGGCCGTGCGCAAGGATCTCGGCATCGAGTGA
- the arsN2 gene encoding arsenic resistance N-acetyltransferase ArsN2: MSTTGLAITPIDPAADDLRAALSTARLPVDDLAEPGRRFYRFDDDGRAIGFGGLELHGAIALLRSVVVLPKSRGQGHGQAIVSALLAQAVHLGVAELFLLTEEAAPFFERLGFSHIDRTAAPAAIRQSQQAQHLCPASASLLVHRIKV; the protein is encoded by the coding sequence ATGAGCACGACGGGTCTTGCGATCACGCCGATCGATCCGGCCGCAGACGATCTTCGCGCGGCCCTGTCCACTGCGCGGCTGCCGGTCGACGACCTCGCCGAGCCAGGCCGGCGCTTCTACCGGTTCGATGACGATGGCCGAGCGATCGGTTTCGGCGGCCTTGAACTGCACGGGGCGATTGCTTTGCTGCGGTCGGTCGTCGTCCTTCCGAAAAGCCGTGGGCAGGGGCACGGCCAGGCCATCGTTTCCGCCCTGCTGGCCCAGGCCGTCCACCTCGGCGTCGCCGAACTCTTTCTCCTGACGGAGGAGGCGGCGCCGTTTTTCGAGCGGCTCGGTTTTTCGCACATCGATCGCACAGCGGCACCGGCAGCGATCCGCCAGTCCCAACAGGCGCAACATCTCTGTCCCGCGTCCGCCTCGCTTCTCGTCCACCGAATCAAGGTTTAA
- a CDS encoding SOS response-associated peptidase produces the protein MCNLYNLTTSQAAIRDFARAARDVLGNMEPTIDVYPDRLAPIVRNAPDGVRELAAVRWGMPSSRQALFEAASKRADKLRAKGKPVDFDTLLTMEPDGGTTNVRNTASQHWKRWLGVENRCIVPLNRFAEPDPASKQDGGRTPNAWFAGDASEPLMAFAGIWVKDWTSVRKVKEGLITTDLYAFLTCPPNSVVGAVHPKAMPVILKSAEEVDAWLTLPWEEAKALQRPLPDDALIRLPPLA, from the coding sequence ATGTGCAATCTTTACAACCTCACCACCAGCCAGGCGGCGATCCGGGACTTTGCGCGCGCCGCGCGCGATGTTCTCGGCAATATGGAGCCGACGATCGACGTCTATCCCGACCGCCTCGCCCCCATCGTGCGCAACGCGCCGGATGGCGTGCGGGAGCTTGCCGCGGTGCGCTGGGGGATGCCGAGCTCGCGCCAGGCGCTGTTCGAGGCCGCGAGCAAGCGGGCCGACAAGCTGCGGGCCAAGGGAAAGCCGGTCGATTTCGACACGCTGCTGACGATGGAGCCGGATGGCGGCACCACCAATGTGCGCAACACGGCAAGCCAGCACTGGAAGCGGTGGCTCGGCGTGGAAAACCGCTGCATCGTGCCGCTGAACCGCTTCGCCGAGCCGGACCCGGCCAGCAAGCAGGACGGGGGACGAACGCCGAATGCCTGGTTTGCCGGTGACGCGAGCGAGCCGCTGATGGCCTTCGCCGGCATCTGGGTGAAGGATTGGACGAGCGTGCGCAAGGTGAAGGAAGGGCTGATCACCACCGATCTCTACGCCTTCCTGACCTGCCCGCCGAACAGCGTGGTGGGCGCCGTGCACCCGAAGGCCATGCCGGTGATCCTGAAAAGCGCCGAGGAGGTCGATGCCTGGCTGACCTTGCCTTGGGAGGAGGCGAAGGCCCTGCAGCGTCCGCTGCCCGACGACGCGCTGATCCGCCTGCCACCGCTTGCCTGA
- the araG gene encoding L-arabinose ABC transporter ATP-binding protein AraG encodes MQSFLDFKGLSKAYPGVQALSDVSFSVARGAVHGLMGENGAGKSTLIRLLSGDQSADSGEIVIDGVPQRYRSVSDAFQAGVIVIHQELQLVPELTVAENLWLGRFPGRAGVIDRKRLQGVVRDKLSEIGIDIDPDRKVASLSLGERQMVEIAKAVMADARVIALDEPTSSLSSRESEILFALIDRLRTQGKVVLYVSHRLDEIFRLCDSLTVLRDGKLAAHHPDIAHVTRDQIISEMVGREIANIWGFRPRLLGPVRLEVREIAGRKLRQPASLSVRQGEILGLFGLIGAGRSEAARLIYGADSRTQGTVSVDGVPVRPDSPPDAIRAGLVLCPEDRKAEGIVQGRNIEENMAISSRRHFSRFGILQPKKEAELAERFIAKLRVRTPSRRQDIVNLSGGNQQKVILGRWLSEQGVKVLIIDEPTRGIDVGAKSEIYDILYELASDGMAIIVISSELPEVMGITDRILVLCQGRIAADLPRDQYDERRILAAALPDVSNASELPNQQVHAR; translated from the coding sequence ATGCAGAGCTTTCTCGACTTCAAAGGCCTTTCCAAGGCCTATCCCGGCGTGCAGGCGCTGTCGGACGTCTCCTTCTCGGTCGCCAGGGGCGCGGTCCATGGGCTGATGGGGGAGAACGGCGCCGGCAAGTCGACGCTGATCCGCCTGCTCTCCGGCGACCAGTCCGCCGACAGCGGCGAGATCGTCATCGACGGCGTGCCGCAGCGCTACCGTTCGGTCAGCGACGCCTTCCAGGCCGGCGTCATCGTCATCCACCAGGAACTCCAGCTCGTGCCCGAGCTGACGGTGGCCGAAAATCTCTGGCTCGGCCGCTTCCCGGGCCGGGCGGGCGTGATCGACCGTAAGCGGCTGCAGGGCGTCGTCCGCGACAAGCTCTCCGAGATCGGCATCGACATCGACCCCGACCGCAAGGTCGCCTCCCTTTCGCTCGGCGAGCGCCAGATGGTCGAGATCGCCAAGGCGGTGATGGCCGATGCCCGCGTCATCGCGCTCGACGAGCCGACCTCCTCGCTCTCCTCGCGCGAAAGCGAGATCCTCTTCGCCCTGATCGACCGCCTGCGCACCCAAGGCAAGGTCGTTCTCTACGTCTCGCACCGGCTGGACGAGATCTTCCGCCTCTGCGACAGCCTGACGGTGCTGCGCGACGGCAAGCTCGCCGCCCACCATCCCGACATCGCCCATGTGACCCGCGACCAGATCATCTCCGAAATGGTCGGTCGCGAGATCGCCAATATCTGGGGTTTCCGGCCCCGTCTCCTCGGTCCCGTCCGTCTCGAGGTCAGGGAGATCGCCGGCCGCAAGCTGCGCCAGCCGGCGAGCCTGTCCGTGCGCCAGGGCGAGATCCTCGGCCTCTTCGGCCTGATCGGCGCCGGACGCAGCGAAGCGGCCCGGCTGATCTACGGAGCCGACAGCCGCACGCAGGGAACGGTCAGCGTCGACGGCGTGCCGGTCCGGCCCGACAGCCCCCCGGATGCGATCCGCGCCGGCCTCGTGCTCTGCCCTGAAGACCGCAAGGCCGAGGGGATCGTCCAGGGACGCAATATCGAGGAAAACATGGCGATCTCCTCGCGCCGGCACTTCTCCCGCTTCGGCATCCTGCAGCCGAAGAAGGAGGCGGAGCTTGCCGAACGCTTCATCGCCAAGCTCCGGGTGCGCACCCCCTCGCGCCGGCAGGATATCGTCAATCTGTCCGGCGGCAACCAGCAGAAGGTGATCCTTGGCCGCTGGCTCTCCGAGCAGGGCGTCAAGGTGCTGATCATCGACGAACCGACCCGCGGCATCGACGTCGGTGCCAAGTCGGAAATCTACGATATCCTCTACGAACTCGCCTCCGATGGCATGGCGATCATCGTCATCTCCAGCGAGCTGCCCGAGGTGATGGGCATCACCGATCGGATCCTGGTGCTGTGCCAGGGCCGGATAGCGGCGGACCTTCCGCGCGACCAGTATGACGAGCGGCGCATTCTGGCAGCCGCCCTGCCCGACGTTTCCAATGCCAGCGAGCTTCCCAACCAACAGGTCCATGCGCGATGA
- a CDS encoding SDR family oxidoreductase: protein MTDRLAGKRIVITGAAQGIGLAMAEAFAKEGAALLLIDRDGPLLEEQAVRLRDQRAHILSATADITDAAAISSAIGQAAVEIGAFNALVNNAGVNVFSEALSLSDEDWTRCFDINLKGAWNCSRAVLPGMIAAGGGVILNIASTHAFTIIPHTFPYPVAKHALLGMTKALGLEYAAHGVRVNALAPGYVRTQKVIDYWNSFPDPAAAEAETLSLHPGRRIAAPSEIALAALFMISDECPFMTATCLTVDGGLSVLHHP from the coding sequence ATGACCGATCGTCTTGCCGGCAAGCGCATCGTCATCACCGGCGCCGCGCAGGGCATCGGCCTTGCCATGGCCGAGGCCTTCGCGAAGGAAGGTGCGGCCCTGCTGCTGATCGATCGGGACGGACCGCTGCTCGAAGAACAGGCCGTGCGGCTGCGCGACCAGAGAGCCCATATCCTTTCCGCCACGGCGGACATCACCGACGCCGCGGCGATTTCATCGGCGATCGGCCAGGCGGCGGTGGAGATCGGCGCCTTCAACGCGCTGGTCAACAATGCCGGCGTCAACGTCTTTTCCGAAGCGCTCTCCTTGAGCGACGAGGACTGGACCCGCTGCTTCGACATCAACCTCAAGGGCGCCTGGAACTGCAGCCGCGCGGTGCTGCCGGGCATGATCGCGGCCGGAGGCGGCGTCATCCTCAACATCGCCTCCACCCATGCCTTCACCATCATTCCCCACACCTTCCCCTATCCGGTCGCCAAGCATGCGCTGCTCGGCATGACCAAGGCGCTGGGGCTCGAATATGCGGCACACGGCGTGCGCGTAAATGCGCTGGCGCCCGGCTATGTCCGGACGCAGAAGGTGATCGACTACTGGAACAGCTTTCCCGACCCGGCCGCCGCCGAGGCGGAGACCCTGTCGCTGCACCCCGGCCGCCGCATCGCGGCGCCGAGCGAGATCGCTTTGGCCGCTCTCTTCATGATCTCCGACGAATGCCCCTTCATGACCGCCACCTGCCTGACGGTCGACGGCGGCCTGAGTGTGCTTCATCATCCCTGA
- a CDS encoding FadR/GntR family transcriptional regulator, which produces MAADKLTKRLEADQGDAAPRRPRVQKNITRTIATDIFDEVFAIGGFLPTEAELCLRYGVSRTVIRESLKILESKGLVRGRSRVGTIVCGKDEWNILDGQVLEWIGPRIFEYDLLGCVLEARRAMEPFAAEFAAERATMQEVAEIERAWECMRDAEGDLEAFTKADVAFHAALLKASHNQVFQQLISIIQAALEFSLHASNEAADARGEAVELHRQLVEALRLRDKAAARDCVNRMLDVAARDLAIAMKKHPIPAERSARPLSERVSS; this is translated from the coding sequence ATGGCCGCAGACAAGCTCACGAAGCGCCTGGAGGCAGACCAGGGAGACGCGGCTCCCCGGCGTCCGCGCGTCCAGAAGAACATCACGCGGACGATCGCCACCGACATCTTCGACGAGGTCTTCGCCATCGGTGGCTTTCTGCCGACCGAGGCCGAGCTCTGCCTGCGCTACGGCGTCAGCCGCACCGTCATTCGCGAGTCGCTGAAGATCCTGGAATCGAAAGGCCTGGTGCGGGGTCGCTCGCGCGTCGGCACCATCGTCTGCGGCAAGGACGAGTGGAACATCCTCGACGGTCAGGTGCTCGAGTGGATCGGTCCGCGCATCTTCGAATATGATCTTCTCGGCTGCGTGCTGGAGGCCCGGCGCGCCATGGAGCCCTTCGCGGCCGAATTCGCCGCCGAGCGGGCCACCATGCAGGAGGTGGCGGAGATCGAGCGGGCCTGGGAGTGCATGCGCGATGCGGAAGGCGATCTGGAGGCCTTCACCAAGGCCGATGTCGCCTTCCATGCGGCCTTGCTCAAGGCCAGCCACAACCAGGTCTTCCAGCAGCTCATCAGCATCATCCAAGCGGCGCTCGAATTTTCGCTCCATGCCTCCAACGAGGCGGCGGATGCGCGCGGCGAGGCGGTGGAGCTGCACCGCCAGCTGGTGGAAGCGCTCCGCCTGCGCGACAAGGCGGCCGCGCGCGATTGCGTCAACCGCATGCTCGACGTCGCGGCGCGCGACCTTGCCATTGCGATGAAGAAACATCCCATTCCGGCCGAGCGCTCCGCCCGTCCGCTGTCAGAACGAGTCTCGTCATGA
- a CDS encoding metalloregulator ArsR/SmtB family transcription factor, whose product MDDHRALAAFSALSQETRLQIVRKLVVCGPAGMAAGAIAEALGLSPSSLSFHLKELDRAGLIDQRRESRSIIYSASYPSLAELVRFLMEDCCSGHPEICAPAAAVSVCCSPQEVKAQ is encoded by the coding sequence ATGGATGATCACCGTGCGCTTGCCGCATTCTCCGCTCTGTCGCAGGAAACCCGGCTGCAGATTGTGCGAAAGCTCGTTGTCTGCGGACCCGCAGGCATGGCGGCCGGGGCGATTGCGGAGGCGCTTGGACTTTCGCCTTCCAGTCTGTCCTTCCACCTGAAGGAACTCGATCGTGCCGGCCTCATCGATCAAAGGCGGGAATCCCGCTCGATCATCTACAGTGCGAGCTACCCCTCGCTGGCCGAGCTCGTCCGCTTCCTGATGGAAGACTGCTGCTCCGGCCACCCCGAGATCTGCGCTCCTGCAGCTGCCGTGTCGGTCTGCTGCTCCCCTCAGGAGGTGAAGGCGCAATGA
- the dgoD gene encoding galactonate dehydratase, translating to MKITKLTTYIVPPRWMFLKIETDEGITGWGEPVVEGRALTVQAAVHELEDYLIGKDPFLIEDHWQVMYRAGFYRGGALHMSAIAGIDQALWDIKGKALGAPIHSLLGGQVRDRIKVYSWIGGDRPSDVANNAREVVARGFQAIKLNGCEELQIVDTNEKLDKAVQTIGLIRDAIGPNIGIGVDFHGRVHRPMAKVLAKELEQFKLMFIEEPVLSENREALKEIANHCSTPIALGERLYSRWDFKGVLADGYVDILQPDLSHAGGITECRKIAAMAEAYDVALAPHCPLGPIALAACLQVDAVSHNAFIQEQSLGIHYNTGNDILDYVSNKEVFHYEDGFVSIPQGPGLGIEVNEAYVIERAKEGHRWRNPVWRHADGSVAEW from the coding sequence ATGAAAATCACCAAGCTCACCACCTACATCGTCCCGCCGCGCTGGATGTTTCTGAAGATCGAAACGGACGAGGGCATTACGGGCTGGGGCGAGCCGGTGGTCGAGGGCCGGGCGCTGACCGTCCAGGCGGCCGTGCACGAGCTCGAGGACTATCTGATCGGCAAGGACCCGTTCCTGATCGAGGATCACTGGCAGGTCATGTATCGCGCCGGCTTCTACCGCGGCGGCGCCCTCCATATGTCGGCCATTGCCGGCATCGACCAGGCGCTGTGGGACATCAAGGGCAAGGCACTCGGCGCGCCGATCCATTCGCTGCTCGGCGGCCAGGTGCGCGACCGCATCAAGGTCTATAGCTGGATCGGCGGCGACCGGCCGAGCGATGTCGCCAACAATGCCCGCGAGGTCGTGGCGCGCGGGTTCCAGGCCATCAAGCTCAATGGCTGCGAGGAACTGCAGATCGTCGACACCAACGAGAAGCTCGACAAGGCGGTGCAGACGATCGGCCTCATCCGCGATGCGATCGGCCCGAACATCGGCATCGGCGTCGACTTCCACGGCCGCGTCCATCGTCCCATGGCCAAGGTGCTGGCCAAGGAACTCGAGCAGTTCAAGCTGATGTTCATCGAGGAGCCGGTGCTTTCGGAGAACCGGGAGGCCTTGAAGGAGATCGCCAATCATTGCTCCACGCCGATCGCGCTCGGCGAGCGGCTCTATTCGCGCTGGGACTTCAAGGGCGTGCTGGCCGATGGCTATGTCGACATTCTCCAGCCCGATCTTTCGCATGCCGGCGGCATTACCGAATGCCGCAAGATCGCGGCCATGGCAGAGGCCTATGACGTGGCGCTGGCGCCGCATTGCCCGCTCGGTCCGATCGCGCTGGCCGCCTGCCTGCAGGTCGATGCCGTCAGCCACAATGCCTTCATCCAGGAGCAGAGCCTCGGCATCCACTACAACACCGGCAACGACATTCTCGACTACGTCTCCAACAAGGAGGTTTTCCATTACGAGGATGGCTTCGTCTCGATCCCTCAGGGGCCCGGCCTCGGCATCGAGGTCAACGAGGCCTATGTGATCGAGCGGGCCAAGGAAGGTCATCGCTGGCGCAACCCCGTCTGGCGCCATGCCGACGGCAGCGTCGCGGAGTGGTAG